A genomic stretch from Frigoribacterium sp. PvP032 includes:
- the nusG gene encoding transcription termination/antitermination protein NusG, which translates to MPDNERDDIDLAPAAEQSSEVAETQEGDVTDIDSDGDQGSAEESAITVVDEGDAGTTDTDDLDGLLDTLAEASDPEADAVVDDALDIDDAAEAEAAVEATDDEADSEAEELANEGDAAGANAVIAEAEQSVQDADAQVAQDDVDLDVVSEPTDEVATDGDEADDEAEVDPYEAFRYDLRGKPGKWYVIHSYAGFERRVKQNIENRMVSLTMEDYIYQVEVPMEDVVEIKNGQRKLVTRVRIPGYVLVRMDLNEDSWSVVRHTPGVTGFVGNAHNPTPLRFEEAFQMLKSLVQVQEAAPAAKGSAKGGKQAQRVIPAEVDFEIGETITIKEGSFAGLPGTINEIKPESGKLTVLVSLFERETPVELSFDQVTKL; encoded by the coding sequence GTGCCTGACAACGAGCGCGACGACATCGATCTCGCCCCCGCCGCCGAGCAGTCCTCCGAGGTCGCCGAGACGCAGGAGGGCGACGTCACCGACATCGACTCCGACGGCGACCAGGGCTCGGCCGAGGAGTCCGCGATCACCGTCGTCGACGAGGGCGACGCGGGCACCACCGACACGGACGACCTCGACGGCCTGCTCGACACGCTCGCCGAGGCCAGCGACCCCGAGGCCGACGCCGTCGTCGACGACGCGCTCGACATCGACGACGCCGCCGAGGCGGAGGCCGCCGTCGAGGCGACCGACGACGAGGCCGACTCCGAGGCGGAAGAGCTCGCGAACGAGGGCGATGCGGCCGGCGCGAACGCCGTGATCGCCGAGGCCGAGCAGTCCGTGCAGGACGCCGACGCGCAGGTCGCCCAGGACGACGTCGACCTCGACGTCGTCAGCGAGCCGACCGACGAGGTCGCGACCGACGGCGACGAGGCCGACGACGAGGCCGAGGTCGACCCGTACGAGGCCTTCCGCTACGACCTGCGCGGCAAGCCCGGCAAGTGGTACGTCATCCACAGCTACGCCGGCTTCGAGCGTCGCGTGAAGCAGAACATCGAGAACCGCATGGTCTCCCTGACCATGGAGGACTACATCTACCAGGTCGAGGTCCCGATGGAGGACGTCGTCGAGATCAAGAACGGGCAGCGCAAGCTGGTCACCCGCGTGCGGATCCCCGGCTACGTGCTCGTCCGCATGGACCTCAACGAAGACTCCTGGTCGGTCGTCCGCCACACCCCCGGCGTCACGGGCTTCGTGGGCAACGCCCACAACCCGACGCCCCTCCGCTTCGAGGAGGCCTTCCAGATGCTGAAGAGCCTCGTCCAGGTGCAGGAGGCGGCCCCCGCCGCCAAGGGCTCGGCCAAGGGCGGCAAGCAGGCCCAGCGGGTCATCCCCGCCGAGGTCGACTTCGAGATCGGCGAGACGATCACCATCAAGGAGGGCTCGTTCGCCGGTCTTCCCGGTACCATCAACGAGATCAAGCCCGAGAGCGGCAAGCTCACGGTGCTGGTCTCCCTGTTCGAGCGCGAGACTCCCGTCGAGCTCAGCTTCGACCAGGTCACCAAGCTCTAG
- the rplK gene encoding 50S ribosomal protein L11 gives MAPKKKVTGLIKLQINAGAANPAPPIGPALGQHGVNIMEFCKAYNAATESQRGNVVPVEITVYEDRSFTFVLKTPPAAELIKKAAGVAKGSSTPHTDKVGKLTMDQVREIATTKQADLNANDIDAAAKIIAGTARSMGITVDA, from the coding sequence ATGGCACCGAAAAAGAAGGTCACGGGTCTGATCAAGCTTCAGATCAACGCCGGCGCCGCGAACCCGGCCCCGCCCATCGGCCCGGCCCTGGGTCAGCACGGCGTGAACATCATGGAGTTCTGCAAGGCGTACAACGCCGCGACCGAGTCGCAGCGCGGCAACGTCGTCCCCGTAGAGATCACCGTCTACGAGGACCGTTCGTTCACGTTCGTCCTCAAGACCCCGCCCGCCGCGGAGCTCATCAAGAAGGCCGCCGGCGTCGCCAAGGGCTCGTCGACTCCCCACACCGACAAGGTCGGCAAGCTCACCATGGACCAGGTCCGTGAGATCGCCACCACCAAGCAGGCCGACCTGAACGCCAACGACATCGACGCCGCGGCGAAGATCATCGCCGGCACCGCCCGTTCCATGGGCATCACGGTCGACGCCTAG
- the rplA gene encoding 50S ribosomal protein L1 encodes MAQKSKAYRAAAEKIEAGKFYSTSEAVAVARETGSKKFDSTVEVALKLGVDPRKADQMVRGTVILPHGTGKTARVIVFATGAAAEAAIAAGADEVGGDELIEKVAGGYTSFDSAVSTPELMGKVGRLGKVLGPRGLMPNPKTGTVTPNVAQAVNDIKGGKIEFRVDKHANVHFVIGKAGFSEEQLNTNLDAALDEVVRLKPSSSKGRYITKGTLSTTFGPGIPLDINVF; translated from the coding sequence ATGGCTCAGAAGTCCAAGGCGTACCGCGCCGCCGCCGAGAAGATCGAGGCCGGCAAGTTCTACAGCACCAGCGAGGCCGTCGCCGTCGCTCGTGAGACCGGCTCCAAGAAGTTCGACTCCACCGTCGAGGTCGCGCTGAAGCTCGGCGTCGACCCCCGCAAGGCGGACCAGATGGTGCGCGGCACCGTCATCCTCCCGCACGGCACGGGCAAGACCGCCCGCGTCATCGTCTTCGCCACGGGCGCTGCGGCCGAGGCCGCCATCGCCGCCGGTGCGGACGAGGTCGGCGGCGACGAGCTCATCGAGAAGGTCGCCGGCGGCTACACGTCGTTCGACTCGGCCGTCTCGACGCCCGAGCTCATGGGCAAGGTCGGCCGCCTCGGAAAGGTCCTCGGACCCCGTGGCCTCATGCCCAACCCGAAGACGGGCACCGTGACACCCAACGTCGCGCAGGCCGTCAACGACATCAAGGGCGGAAAGATCGAGTTCCGTGTCGACAAGCACGCCAACGTGCACTTCGTCATCGGCAAGGCCGGCTTCTCGGAAGAGCAGCTGAACACCAACCTCGACGCCGCCCTCGACGAGGTCGTCCGTCTGAAGCCGTCCTCCTCCAAGGGCCGCTACATCACCAAGGGCACGCTGTCGACGACCTTCGGTCCCGGCATCCCCCTCGACATCAACGTCTTCTAG
- a CDS encoding GNAT family N-acetyltransferase, whose translation MTVTARPATASDAPALASVAALTFPLACPPGTALVDMARFVTTVLSEERFDDYLADPTRHVLALEDDAPAPGAPLPGSALPGAPLLGAPLRGYAMLVTGDPADADVAAAVEVRPTVELSKLYVAPDAHGQGAARVLMEAALATARATGASSIWLGVNQQNSRAQAFYAKHGFERVGTKRFTVGTETHDDFVLARGL comes from the coding sequence GTGACCGTCACCGCACGCCCTGCCACCGCTTCCGACGCCCCGGCCCTCGCCTCCGTGGCGGCCCTCACGTTCCCCCTGGCCTGCCCGCCCGGCACCGCCCTGGTCGACATGGCCCGGTTCGTCACGACGGTGCTCAGCGAGGAGCGCTTCGACGACTACCTGGCCGACCCGACGCGGCACGTGCTCGCCCTGGAGGACGACGCGCCCGCGCCCGGCGCCCCGCTGCCCGGCTCTGCGCTTCCCGGTGCGCCGCTGCTCGGAGCACCGCTGCGGGGCTACGCGATGCTCGTCACGGGCGACCCGGCCGACGCCGACGTGGCCGCCGCGGTCGAGGTCCGCCCGACCGTCGAGCTGAGCAAGCTCTACGTCGCGCCCGACGCCCACGGGCAGGGGGCTGCGCGGGTGCTCATGGAGGCGGCGCTGGCGACGGCCCGCGCGACCGGCGCCTCCTCGATCTGGCTGGGCGTCAACCAGCAGAACTCCCGCGCGCAGGCCTTCTACGCCAAGCACGGCTTCGAGCGGGTCGGCACGAAGCGGTTCACCGTGGGCACCGAGACCCACGACGACTTCGTGCTCGCCCGCGGCCTCTAG
- a CDS encoding pentapeptide repeat-containing protein, producing MTGAGLTGARLSGARLTGAGLTGACRARGRGRARSRRGSRCPR from the coding sequence CTGACGGGCGCGGGCCTGACGGGTGCACGCCTGTCGGGTGCCCGCCTGACGGGCGCGGGCCTGACGGGCGCCTGTCGGGCTAGAGGCCGCGGGCGAGCACGAAGTCGTCGTGGGTCTCGGTGCCCACGGTGA
- a CDS encoding NADP-dependent oxidoreductase, whose protein sequence is MTHTTMRAMVIEKTGGPEELIAADLPWPCRVGSDVLVKVHAAGVNRVDAEARAGRADSGAVRAWPAVLGHDFSGVVVEAPYAAHPLRPGDEVFGMAAFPHTSGTYAEYISVPATSLARKPATLSHVEAAGVPLAALTAWGMVVEVAKAHEGQRVLVQAGAGGVGHFAVQLASYFGAHVVATGSQRNSSWLRELGADEVVDYGSAELTRSVRDVDVVIGLVDDDDVAEQSLAVLRPGGLAVHAPVRSWRTFAAKAEAKGVRSTGFAVCPDASTLTVLSRLIDSGDLRVHVDDIYDLADAADAHSRLEQSHTRGKLVLRVADE, encoded by the coding sequence ATGACGCACACGACGATGCGTGCCATGGTGATCGAGAAGACGGGCGGGCCCGAGGAGCTGATCGCGGCCGACCTGCCGTGGCCCTGCCGCGTCGGCTCGGACGTGCTGGTGAAGGTGCACGCCGCGGGCGTCAACCGGGTCGACGCCGAGGCCCGCGCCGGCCGCGCCGACAGCGGCGCCGTCCGGGCCTGGCCCGCGGTGCTCGGCCACGACTTCAGCGGCGTCGTCGTCGAGGCCCCCTACGCCGCCCACCCGCTGCGGCCGGGCGACGAGGTCTTCGGCATGGCCGCCTTCCCGCACACGAGCGGCACGTACGCGGAGTACATCAGCGTGCCTGCCACCTCCCTCGCCCGGAAGCCCGCGACGCTCTCGCACGTCGAGGCCGCCGGAGTGCCGCTCGCGGCCCTGACGGCCTGGGGCATGGTCGTCGAGGTCGCCAAGGCACACGAGGGCCAACGAGTGCTCGTGCAGGCCGGCGCAGGAGGCGTGGGCCACTTCGCCGTGCAGCTCGCGTCGTACTTCGGAGCACACGTGGTCGCCACCGGATCGCAGCGCAACAGCAGCTGGCTGCGCGAGCTCGGCGCCGACGAGGTCGTCGACTACGGCTCGGCCGAGCTGACCCGCAGCGTGCGCGACGTGGACGTGGTCATCGGGCTGGTCGACGACGACGACGTCGCCGAGCAGTCACTCGCGGTGCTGCGGCCGGGGGGCCTCGCCGTGCACGCACCGGTGCGCTCGTGGCGGACCTTCGCCGCCAAGGCCGAGGCGAAGGGCGTCCGGTCCACGGGCTTCGCCGTCTGCCCCGATGCGTCCACCCTCACGGTGCTCTCCCGCCTGATCGACTCGGGCGACCTGCGGGTGCACGTCGACGACATCTACGACCTGGCCGACGCCGCCGACGCCCACAGCCGGCTCGAGCAGAGCCACACGCGGGGCAAGCTCGTGCTGCGCGTGGCCGACGAGTGA
- a CDS encoding Pr6Pr family membrane protein — MTPSTPAVTTVPAVVPAAFRLLAALAVLAAVVGQWVRSVESPVYQFANFFGYFTIQSNLIAAVAFVVGAVFLLRRREAPEWSVVLRGAAATYMVTTGIVYNVLLTDVALDNSFNVQWSNDTLHKWIPLFALLDWVLVGDRGRIAWRRLWVFLVYPLVWVVVVLLRGQSFVPYPFLDVERLGAGGVAVWCLVIAVVIAGLSAAVIWLSRWRVLGVDHEPARGGSGQGAPQRSGS; from the coding sequence ATGACACCGTCGACGCCCGCCGTGACCACCGTGCCCGCCGTCGTGCCCGCGGCCTTCCGCCTCCTCGCGGCGCTGGCCGTGCTCGCGGCCGTCGTGGGCCAGTGGGTGCGGAGCGTGGAGAGCCCCGTGTACCAGTTCGCCAACTTCTTCGGCTACTTCACGATCCAGTCGAACCTGATCGCCGCGGTGGCGTTCGTCGTCGGGGCGGTGTTCCTGCTGCGCCGCCGTGAGGCGCCCGAGTGGAGCGTCGTGCTGCGCGGCGCCGCCGCGACGTACATGGTCACGACCGGCATCGTCTACAACGTGTTGCTGACGGACGTCGCCCTCGACAACTCGTTCAACGTGCAGTGGTCGAACGACACCCTGCACAAGTGGATCCCGCTCTTCGCGCTGCTCGACTGGGTGCTGGTCGGCGACCGGGGGCGCATCGCGTGGCGTCGGCTCTGGGTCTTCCTGGTGTACCCGCTGGTCTGGGTCGTCGTGGTGCTGCTGCGCGGGCAGTCGTTCGTGCCGTACCCGTTCCTCGACGTCGAGCGCCTCGGCGCGGGCGGGGTCGCGGTCTGGTGCCTCGTCATCGCCGTGGTCATCGCGGGGCTGAGCGCTGCCGTGATCTGGCTGAGCCGGTGGCGCGTGCTCGGGGTCGACCACGAGCCAGCGCGCGGCGGGTCAGGACAGGGCGCGCCTCAGCGCAGCGGGTCGTAG
- a CDS encoding YqaJ viral recombinase family protein — protein MSVVQPMLSLWDDDETLAAPPAAPRRPAHELRVLADSTDRIAWLRARSRGITATDVARLSSPRAVQAVVLDKLYGNGFGGNAYTDHGRAREPEIARWVLSEHRIAPSSKLFHAHEQQRHLATPDGVAVRDDGTVELCEIKTTKKAWTSIPRSYLRQVFWQQYVLGAERTLVVWEQHLDFVPVDAVPQCRWVDRDDDEIHRLVGLADTVLDTLARQAPVDPFAPGVRAYEPPPYDPLR, from the coding sequence ATGTCCGTCGTCCAGCCCATGCTCTCGCTCTGGGACGACGACGAGACCCTCGCCGCGCCTCCTGCGGCACCGCGCCGGCCGGCGCACGAGCTGCGCGTGCTCGCCGACTCGACCGACCGCATCGCGTGGCTCCGTGCCCGCAGCCGCGGCATCACGGCCACCGACGTGGCGCGGCTCTCGAGCCCCAGGGCCGTGCAGGCGGTCGTGCTCGACAAGCTCTACGGCAACGGCTTCGGCGGCAACGCCTACACCGACCACGGACGCGCCCGCGAGCCGGAGATCGCCCGCTGGGTGCTGTCCGAGCACCGCATCGCGCCGAGCTCGAAGTTGTTCCACGCCCACGAGCAGCAGCGCCACCTCGCGACGCCCGACGGCGTGGCCGTGCGCGACGACGGCACCGTCGAGCTCTGCGAGATCAAGACGACGAAGAAGGCCTGGACGAGCATCCCGCGCTCGTACCTGCGGCAAGTGTTCTGGCAGCAGTACGTGCTCGGGGCCGAGCGCACGCTCGTCGTGTGGGAGCAGCACCTCGACTTCGTGCCCGTCGACGCGGTGCCGCAGTGCCGCTGGGTCGATCGCGACGACGACGAGATCCACCGCCTCGTGGGCCTCGCCGACACCGTGCTCGACACGCTCGCGCGCCAGGCGCCGGTCGACCCGTTCGCCCCGGGAGTGCGTGCGTACGAGCCGCCGCCCTACGACCCGCTGCGCTGA
- a CDS encoding ROK family transcriptional regulator, producing MSDTTRSSALGSTGASELFQLLRDGRPRTRAELAAMTGLARSTVGLRLDALVELGLVGPFADAVSTGGRPPSRVALVPSARVVLGADFGAGHLNLVLTDLVGETLIGRRSLLDVADGPEPVLATMVAEADALLAQLGRTRRDLIGVGIGLPGPVQFSTGRPVNPPIMPGWDGFDVPGWVRGHLDVPVLVDNDVNIMALGERSFAWPAVDHFMFVKVATGIGSGIISGGRLQRGAQGIAGDIGHVQVPRGAGIACHCGNVGCLEAVASGPAIAAALRRAGHDVAGGAEVIDLVRAGDIDAIQAVRQAGRDIGEVLTACVNMINPSTIAIGGSMAQAGEHLIAGVREVVYSRSMPLATEHLSIVQSRSGDRAAVIGASMLAIHHALSPAAIDELAAAV from the coding sequence ATGTCCGACACGACGCGGTCGTCCGCGCTCGGCAGCACGGGGGCCAGCGAGCTCTTCCAGCTGCTCCGCGACGGTCGCCCGCGCACCAGGGCCGAGCTCGCCGCCATGACCGGGCTCGCCCGCTCGACCGTCGGCCTGCGGCTCGACGCCCTCGTCGAGCTCGGGCTCGTCGGCCCCTTCGCGGACGCCGTCTCGACCGGCGGACGCCCGCCGTCCCGGGTCGCCCTCGTGCCGTCGGCCAGGGTCGTGCTCGGCGCCGACTTCGGGGCCGGCCACCTCAACCTCGTGCTCACCGACCTCGTCGGCGAGACGCTCATCGGGCGACGCTCGCTGCTCGACGTCGCCGACGGGCCGGAGCCGGTGCTCGCGACCATGGTCGCCGAGGCCGACGCCCTGCTCGCCCAGCTGGGGCGCACCCGCCGCGACCTGATCGGGGTGGGCATCGGCCTCCCCGGCCCCGTGCAGTTCAGCACGGGCAGGCCCGTCAACCCGCCGATCATGCCCGGCTGGGACGGCTTCGACGTGCCCGGCTGGGTGCGGGGCCACCTCGACGTGCCGGTGCTCGTCGACAACGACGTCAACATCATGGCCCTCGGCGAGCGCAGCTTCGCGTGGCCGGCCGTCGACCACTTCATGTTCGTCAAGGTGGCCACGGGCATCGGCTCCGGCATCATCTCGGGCGGCCGGCTGCAGCGGGGTGCCCAGGGCATCGCCGGCGACATCGGCCACGTGCAGGTGCCGCGCGGCGCCGGCATCGCGTGCCACTGCGGCAACGTCGGCTGCCTCGAGGCCGTCGCCTCGGGTCCGGCCATCGCCGCCGCCCTGCGCCGCGCGGGGCACGACGTGGCCGGCGGCGCCGAGGTGATCGACCTGGTGCGGGCGGGCGACATCGACGCCATCCAGGCCGTCCGCCAGGCCGGCCGCGACATCGGCGAGGTGCTGACCGCCTGCGTCAACATGATCAACCCGTCGACGATCGCGATCGGGGGCTCGATGGCCCAGGCCGGCGAGCACCTCATCGCCGGGGTGCGCGAGGTCGTCTACTCGCGGTCGATGCCCCTGGCCACCGAGCACCTGAGCATCGTCCAGTCGCGGTCGGGCGACAGGGCGGCCGTGATCGGCGCCAGCATGCTGGCCATCCACCACGCGCTCTCCCCCGCGGCCATCGACGAGCTGGCCGCCGCCGTCTGA
- a CDS encoding sugar phosphate isomerase/epimerase produces the protein MTSPISVQLYTVRDAIAADLPGTLQRIADIGYTQVEPWGFVERVEEYAEALPAAGLTAPSAHAKLVGQDLEPIFAAAVRLGVGTVIDPHIDETRWVTREDVEAIAAEFVAISDAAAAHGLSVGYHNHEFELEAVIDGTPALEIFAAALPAGVVLEIDTYWVEVGGVDAAELLARLGDQVQFLHVKDGPKSKDDSEQVAVGKGVMPVRDILRAAPQALAVVELDDTRGDVFTALTDSYEFLQGVRA, from the coding sequence GTGACATCACCGATCTCGGTCCAGCTCTACACGGTCAGGGACGCCATCGCGGCCGACCTGCCCGGCACCCTCCAGCGCATCGCCGACATCGGCTACACGCAGGTCGAGCCGTGGGGCTTCGTCGAGCGCGTCGAGGAGTACGCGGAGGCGCTGCCCGCCGCCGGCCTCACCGCGCCGAGCGCCCACGCCAAGCTCGTCGGCCAGGACCTCGAGCCGATCTTCGCCGCCGCCGTCCGGCTCGGCGTCGGCACCGTGATCGATCCCCACATCGACGAGACGCGCTGGGTCACCCGAGAGGACGTCGAGGCGATCGCCGCCGAGTTCGTCGCGATCTCGGACGCCGCGGCGGCCCACGGCCTCTCGGTCGGCTACCACAACCACGAGTTCGAGCTCGAGGCCGTCATCGACGGCACCCCTGCCCTCGAGATCTTCGCGGCGGCCCTGCCGGCCGGCGTCGTGCTCGAGATCGACACCTACTGGGTCGAGGTCGGCGGCGTGGACGCGGCCGAGCTGCTGGCCCGTCTCGGCGACCAGGTCCAGTTCCTGCACGTCAAGGACGGGCCGAAGAGCAAGGACGACTCCGAGCAGGTAGCCGTCGGCAAGGGCGTCATGCCCGTGCGCGACATCCTCCGGGCCGCTCCCCAGGCCCTCGCCGTCGTCGAGCTCGACGACACCCGCGGCGACGTGTTCACCGCGCTGACCGACAGCTACGAGTTCCTGCAGGGAGTCCGCGCATGA